A genomic stretch from Nilaparvata lugens isolate BPH chromosome 8, ASM1435652v1, whole genome shotgun sequence includes:
- the LOC120352826 gene encoding uncharacterized protein LOC120352826 has translation MTLSDKLSGRTPQVCKLGRKTVLSSEEEDVLVQWVLSCRTSGFPINSDQLTKSIKTLVEKLGKETPFTEDMPEQGKVLAGRGDKTVYSITSNGEKENITVLLIIGANGSIVPGAVILPGVRKPPSIDQDFPEHWGLDKSKKGWMTAKNFYEYVANVFEPYLTRNNIQRPVVLFLDGHSSHMTQHLSNFCSEKGIEVVALLANATHILQPLDVRVFRPLKSAWRKAVVVWRAKNKFKKLSKERFSPLLINVLTENITERSLQMPSKRLDY, from the exons ATGACACTCTCAGACAAGCTATCAGGCCGAACACCTCAAGTTTGTAAATTAGGGCGAAAGACAGTCCTTTCATCTGAGGAAGAAGATGTGCTTGTCCAATGGGTTCTCAGTTGCCGGACGTCTGGATTCCCCATCAATTCTGATCAGCTGACCAAAAGCATAAAAACACTTGTCGAAAAGTTGGGGAAAGAGACCCCTTTTACCGAAGATATGCCTG AACAAGGAAAGGTTTTGGCAGGTCGAGGGGACAAAACTGTGTACAGCATCACCAGCAATGGTGAGAAAGAAAACATCACAGTGCTACTCATCATAGGTGCCAATGGAAGCATTGTCCCAGGCGCTGTCATTTTGCCAGGGGTCAGGAAGCCTCCCAGCATCGATCAGGATTTCCCTGAACACTGGGGACTTGACAAAAGCAAAAAAGGCTGGATGACAGCCAAAAATTTCTATGAGTATGTGGCCAATGTATTTGAGCCATACTTGACAAGGAACAACATCCAACGCCCGGTGGTGTTGTTCCTTGATGGCCATTCCTCACACATGACCCAACACCTCAGCAACTTCTGCTCCGAAAAAGGGATTGAGGTTGTAGCTCTCTTGGCAAATGCAACACACATCTTACAACCCTTGGATGTCAGGGTGTTTCGTCCCTTGAAAAGTGCATGGAGGAAGGCTGTTGTTGTTTGGAGGGCCAAGAACAAGTTCAAGAAACTATCCAAAGAAAGGTTCTCTCCCCTGCTCATAAATGTCTTGACAGAAAACATCACTGAACGATCATTACAAATGCCTTCAAAACGACTGGACTATTGA